ATAATACCAACCATTCCTATTTATATAATACATTATTTTATGGGGCTGCTAACTtaacccagttgggtctaaattagcaaagtgcactttttcagttggacgaaaatacccattctttttaattaattaaccaaattaccatcaatggacgcggatccagcgtcgcgcgcgtaccgcaggaccatggttacaggccgttgatttgcatcagacagccaagatctgatctcatcaagactgtctgatcaatcagacatcccagatcatccgaatccatcagattccagcgcgtgcaccacactggattacaccctggagagagaagaatctactttttaaaagcaggacacgtgtcgctgtctgattggctgggcgtgattttttttcatttaatactttgaactcaattatttcgttgtaaattaattttttatttttatttttttataccaaaattcataatttttttttctctacaaatagagacttggttcgtttgatttggacacagaaaaaaaacccaatttttcactaccttaatctcatttttcactaccttacatcaactcactgaaaccattctaccaggaaaatggtttcagattacaactctctgaaaccattgtaccagataaatgatttcagaagcaaacacaattaataaattactcactgaaaccattctaccagtaaaatagtttcagagtacaactatgtgcaaccattctacaagctaaatggtttcagaagcaaataactaataatcaacttactgaaaccattctaccagcaaaatggtttcagattacaactctctgaaaccattgtaccagataaatggtttcagaagcaaacacaattaataaattactcattgaaaccattctaccagtaaaatggtttcagaatacaactatgtgcaaccattctaccagtaaaatggtttaagaagcaaacattagtttttaattaccgttttatctcatttaattaactaaaaatagtttcaggtctccaaaaatttcataaaatataccaaaagtttcagaatattatctactattttcctggtataatggtttcagtgagttggttgagtggtgcgtgttaaattacaacacacaagtaacgtatttagtagacaaaaaatgagattaaggtagtgaaaaattgcattttttgttcggtgtccaaatcaaacgaaccaagtctctatttgtagaaaaaaaaattatgaattttggtataaaaaaaaaaataaaaaattaatttacaacgaaataattgagttcaaagtattaaatgaacaaaaatcacgtccagccaaccattgtgtgacacgtgtcctacttttaaaaagcaaatttttctctctccagggtgtaatccagtgtggcgcacgcgctggaatctgatggatcaggatgatctgggctatcggattgatcagacagtcttgatgagatcagatattggctgtctgatggaaatcaacggtctgtaaccatggtccttcggtacgcgcgcgacactggatccgcgtctattaatgggtattttggttaattaattaaaaagaatgggtattttggtccaattgaaaatgtgcaccttgctaacttagacctaactagggtctaagttagaaaacccctttattttattatcattatttttttggtacaatatatATTAACATTACTTGCTGGgaggataaaaaaatattggggataatttttttcctatgaGTTTTCTATCTAGGagttcattatatttttatttttattttgagactTACTACTTCTTATACTATCTTTTATGGACTCCTCTTTAgtgtatttttaattatctctcgtatttatataattatatttgccattaaaaaaaaaaaaacaaccgcATGATCATACCAGTAAAGAAATTTACGTACAACTACTCGTCCTTAGAATTTATAATAAGACCAACACGAAGTTCACAAGTACAGTACACTAAGGAGCCAAAGTAATCCCGACCAGAATGTAAGTTTAAGAATGCAACCTATGAAATGGGTGAATTTAGTTCTATAATTTTTCGGTTATTTTAGAGATATTAtggtaattattatttttctagaAAGTTTATGGTGAATGTATGAACAATgtgcagaaaaataaagagagaaagaaaaagaaaaaaaaagacacaaaagATTTATACTGTTTCTCATCCTAACCTAACGGTACGTCTAGTACCTTCACACTCCGTAAAGAATTTCCCTATATTAGAATTCTTGTTACAAGACAATTGACTCCAAGACTTCCCTATAAAAATATTGATCCCAATATAACACAAGATAACAACTCACTATCTTAAACAATAAGAATTTTTACCAAATCCTATTATAAAATTCTCATACAAACCAGAAAGGACACCACTTTCGGTTATAAAAAACAAGTCACCACACACTTGGTAATCAAATACAAGacttcaacaaatatgaaaataatgttCTGGAATCACCAAAATAGAAAATTGATCTTTCTCTTCATTATGATAAAAAAGTATATACTTAAGTgctcaaaataatataaataaaactctttttaataatatcaaagtttttttaaaGCTTCTTTTTAATGAACATGTACACTTGAAAAAGTTTGTTTGAATTGTATGTAAACAATTGTATATGAAAGAGATTATTTGAATTCTGGCATGGGATGCAACTGCACACCCTGAGGTTTGTAAATTTGCACAAATAAATCTATATTTTTGCATTTTGACCACCCTCAATTTTTTACTTTGCACCTTAAGTATAAAGATTGGCACTTGCACCCCAAATATCAACTACCTCATTTAtgactatcaatttttttttttgtttataatgagaTGTGAATCGAACCCAAGACCTATAATGTACTAACCAAATCcttcaccactagatcaaatctAGTGGCCGACTATCGAACACATCTCATCAATCTGTTTGTACCCTAAATATCAACTACCTTATTTATGACtccatcaaaaaaaaaaatcctcataACCTCATTTATGACTATATAATCTTATGATCAGATACGGATGTGAATCAACGATGGTGATGAACGGCGTTGGTGATGAATTGGAGAATGCGATTTGGTAATGAATCAAAGATGGTGATGAACGGCATTGGTGACGAAGGAGATTTTGAATGAGACCGAGTTAGGGATTCAGTGTTGATGGTGATGAAAGAGATTGTTAAGAAGTGAAGAAACAATTGTGAATAAGTGATTCTGAGAGATTAGGATGagattttcttctttcaattgcGAATAAGAGATTCTGAGAGTGGATCCAACTCCTATAATTAGACTGCACACAATTAAATCCAGTAATAACTAATaagtaagaaaaataaaataataaataatggaaaaataaagtaataagtgatggaacaataaaaaaataaagaaaaaatgagtTAATAGAAGTTTTTGAAGTTAATTGGTCAAATGggtccaaaaaaaaatgcatcGGTCAAACAGTGGGATTTTTAATTGGGATTAATTAGAAATGCAGTTTGTAGCAAAATTCTAgcaaatcatacattttcttgtagtgacttGAAATATTGATGACACTTTAAATCCAATCTAAACtatacattttaatattaaaaccATAAACATGTAGAAGTGAAATTGATCATTGTTAATAAACATATGAACAGAACAAATGTAATGCAGGATGCCAGGATGTATCATTGAGAAGAAGATGGTCCCGTTTAGGAAACGAGAAGAATTTTAGGAAAGGATATATCAAATACTGAATGTCCACATTAAGATTTTGATGAATAATTACTAACTTTTGGATTAAGAGAAATCAACGCttaagatttggtgtcaaagtTTAGTTTGACACCTgatgtcaacggatcctgactcatataagatcttgttcaatttttaATCTAATGCGTCAATTATCAGTTCTCACCGGATACACTCCATATATATTAGGAGATATccaaatatgaaaaattaacatttaataaaatagaaaaattaatgcttaaaacataaaacacacacaaatttcaagataatattttcatatttgcTTGCCCTTAAGGCATACATTAATATTTCCCTATATATATACTCCTCCTATATCAAACGCCAAGATATCCAACTAAGCCAACAAAGAGCAAACCGTTCTATTTTCGGCCTTCACCATGGAAAAATTAACCGAAGAAAACTCTCTTGAAGCCAAAGACTTGGAAAATGATTCCATTGGCCAAGAATGCAAGGAATTGATATCAACCTTGCCATTAGAAAAATCTTGGATTTTTAACCAATGCCATCAATATCAAGGATTTTGGATTGTCACAAAAAATCTCCAAGGTCTTTTATCTTGTCAGAAGCATTTTCAAACCCTTGATACAGATATCCTCTTAGCTACTGCTCCCAAATCAGGTACCACTTGGCTCAAAGCATTAACTTTTGCATTGCTAAACCGTCACAAATATCATAGCAAAAACCATCCTTTGCTCACTTCCAACCCTCATTCTCTTGTTCCTTACTTGGAGCATCTTTACCTTGACAAAGATGTTGTCCCTAACCTCAACTCATTATCCCCTCCAAGACTCTTCTCTACACATGTTCCATATGAATCAGTGCCAAAATCTATGAAAGAGTCAACTTGCAAGGTTGTGTATTTGAGTAGAGATCCTAAAGACATGTTTGTTTCACTTTGGCATTTCACAAACAAGATAAGAGCACAACAGAGTAGAGGAACAGTTCCATTAGAAGAGGTGTTTGAGAGTTTTTGTAAAGGAGTGTCCCCATTTGGACCCTTTTGGGAGCATGTATTGGGATACTGGAAAGAAAGCTTGGAAAGGCCAGAAAAAGttatgtttataaaatttgaagaaataaaaattaaacctactttttatttgaaaatgatAGCTGAATTTTTGGGCTTTCCATTCTCCAATGATGAAGAATCTAAAGGTGTGGTTGATGATATATTAAATTTGTGTAGTTTTGAGATGCTGAGCAACTTGGAGGTCAATAAAACTGGTACTAGTGTACCTATTACCGGTATTGAAAATAAAGCTTTTTTTCGTCGTGGTGAAGTTGGAGATTGGAAAAATCATCTCACACCAGAAATGAGTGAGCGGTTAAACACTATCATCAAACAGAAATTGGGTAAATATGGGTTgagtttttagattttttaactgTTTCAAGTGTTATATAATTGACACTTCTAAGAATAATAAATGATGCTTATGTCTAAGATCACTTCTAAGCAAACTTCGcattgatcaagttttttcttttgtgttttctttttttgtgattttgccgtctgagtgcggcgttgtgttgttgGTCGTCTTGTGCGACGCTTTTGTTGTCGGGTATtgtttgatttctattgaaaagatcgGCTTGGGTCGATTACAGATTCAACTAATGATATTTGGgtatcaacgttgcagatccggaggcatggatactttagtgactttaactttatcatattatttgttgtaaaCATTTtgtcgttgtatgctattaacttggatgctgtgaattttgttcgcagattcatcctttatgTTTTTAGCGATGCTGATTATGTAATTGTATTTGATGTATTCTatcaatttaaatgaatgaatagtACATTATAAGTCCTGGATTCGATtttcagctcattgtaaacaaaacaaaaaattaaataatataaaataaaataatatttaaaacatAATTTGGAAATCGACTCAAGTCATTCGACAATTAACTCATTGAACTTCCATTTTGTGGGATTTGAACTTTGAACCCCACACAAAAAGTTTTGTGGAGTTTTTAAAACTGAAGCTCTCATATCATTCCCATAAATTATTTGCAGGGGTTTTAGAGAACCACCGGTATCACACGTGTTTTAGAAAACCTTCGTAATAATCTGCTGCAAATAACTAGTTTTTGACTCATGCTGTCGCACGGCCcactagattttttttcttctcaaatttttcttttttataacatccactacttaagtagcggacaaacCCACTACTTAAATAGAGAAAAGattaaaatcttgaaatttcATGTAGggtattttttttcctcaaaatttttcatttttataacgtctgctGCTTAAGTAGCATAatgatataaataaaaactcttAGGTCGGACGAGAAATTGAATGTGTACCAAAAATGAATCTCTTATCTTACCAACACAAAAATCAATCTTAACTATATTAGCCCTGagacatcaattttttttcttcatcatatAATATAGCCAACTACACCTATTAAAATTCTTAACACTAAAGCATATCTCATCTCCATGACtatgaattttaatattttcaatataaggtacacttttttttttttttgaatggctatCAGGAACAGGAacactatttatttaaaaatatttaatgctaaaatatcaaatttgagaaaCTTATATAATAAACATGAATCAACActattttattgtgtttaaaaGTTTGCCAAAATACAATCAAAGAATCAACACCATTTTAGCTATTACTTATATAAATTAGTCTGCAAACTCAAAACATTAACAAACACATGATTAAGTGATTAACATCAAACTCCATATCAggataaaaaacaataaatcaaagtcaCAACATTAGGTTCTATAGCCACACCTTTTTCTATCATTTTCCAACCTGTATCATGGCCTAAGCATACATGCTAAAGAAGCTATCAGTGTTGCAAATACAATCGCATATTCCAGAGAATGATTTCACAAATCATGCAGatcaatttcattttgtttctaTATAAAACTACCAATGAAGAGTAAGAAATTGACTCTGCAGCAAAGTTTAATTAAGAAgtcaaatataaaatagaactaAGTAGTTTCATTATCATAACTTATAATACATTGAAGATCACTGCATGCACATCAGAGCAATACAGGAGAACACATAACATTCAACTCCATATCAGGAGACAAAACATCACTGCATATACATAAACGCAATGCAGTGGAACAAACAACTATTATTTAAGGCACAATCACAATGAGCTCAACATAACACACATACAATACTAAACTTAATAAGAGGTACAACCAATTATTTATGATAATCAAGGATTCATGAAATCCATAGAATTCATTCCTTCTCTATCTTGACTTTCCTCAAATGTTTTTTCCCTTCAACTTGAGCTACAACATTCAAAGATTCATTGAGGTCCCTCTTCATGGTCATTGGCACACACTCATTTGTATCAATCTTTTGGACTTCAGCAGGAGAGGTCACAAAATCAACATCATCTACTATTTCATCTGAATCAACATCAATAATCTGAGACACAGCCTCCAAATTAAGATAGAAAAAATCATGGATTTGTGAAGAACAGCAAAATGAAGTATAGTGACAAAGCATATAGGTAACAAAAACAAAGGGTGTTTTGTAAAAACCTTGACATGAGTAACATATGGCCCTGGGCAACAAagatttcaataatttttgcATCTAAGCAAACCCTTTTGACCCTAAATGATCCATCAAATTTGATTGTTTGCTTCACACCCTTATCGATAGTAAAAACCATCTTCTTACCAACCAGAAAATCAAATTCAATGGGATAAACCCCTTCATTTGATGCCTACATTAATGCATACAGATATAAGAGAGTACcccttaattttgttttggacGGAGATAGAAATAGCAGCAACAATCGGATTTATTACGAGACAGCTACTTGTTAAATTTATCTATCTCAACTTGGATTTCGTGAGTAGaacaaactaaaaatattgCAGCAaacttgtaaccaaaaaattttatataccttTGGGCAACAAAGTAAGCACATGACTTCTCCATCAAATAACTTATGTCAGAATCAAAGAGAATGAATCCAGCAGTAGAATCACCATCGCTCACTTCAATCTTGACCTTGAACCTATGATTCAACAAATATATTTCCAAAATTAATGAAACTTTCACAATAGAGTATACATTTGTAAGAGAAAGTGAAGTAACTACATATACCTAGGAACAACTTGAAATATATGTTTCACAcatctattttctttttaggATGCATCCGTAGAAACTCTTCATCAGGTGGAGGTTTTGCACTCCCACCAATCAAATGCACATTGGAATCAACATCAACGCCATGAAGAGCAATCCTACCAAAATAAGATGTGAACATTAGAATCTTAATACCAACTTACAAAAGTATGCAGGAAAACATAAATTCTTCCAGTCAATAGCTAacccattcataaaacttatgCAGGAAGGCCTTTAGAAGATTTTCCCATCTTCTTATTCAAATCATCAACATAGTCACCAAATAGAGCACACTCACATTTCCCACTATTCAAGCAAATAAAACACACAAATAAGCCTATGAACACATAAACATCATATCAAAATGGGCAGCATGAAAAACTTATACCTTGGATCCATAACCTCAATCACAACCATTTTTGTTATCTTACCATCCCTAACATACTCTTTTTCAGCAGAAATTCCAGTCATTAGACCAATTACATCTATTAAATAATAAAGGAGAATCATGTCAAACTAAAACAAACATAACTTAATTATTTCTAACCTTAGAAACTAAGTGGTGCATATAATGAAATTCAATGGTTAAAGACTCATATATCTATACACTTGACAGAATTGACTTTATCACGGGCTGGGTTGTTCTGCATTCTATCTGGTCTATTTAGATGGTGGCTATCCAGACCGCATGATACCAACTTCAGAAGCATGGATTTTACCTTCGTAACAAATGAAACACACcatataaattatgaataacagaacataataaaaactccaGCATGATGGAACATTTATTTAAGACATAACATGATTATCGACGGAAAAAAATGTATGTCGAACCTTGTCATCCACGAGCACCATTTCAATTGAACTGTCTCCGAAGGATTGAGGAAAGCCGGG
This genomic interval from Trifolium pratense cultivar HEN17-A07 linkage group LG6, ARS_RC_1.1, whole genome shotgun sequence contains the following:
- the LOC123891431 gene encoding cytosolic sulfotransferase 5-like; its protein translation is MEKLTEENSLEAKDLENDSIGQECKELISTLPLEKSWIFNQCHQYQGFWIVTKNLQGLLSCQKHFQTLDTDILLATAPKSGTTWLKALTFALLNRHKYHSKNHPLLTSNPHSLVPYLEHLYLDKDVVPNLNSLSPPRLFSTHVPYESVPKSMKESTCKVVYLSRDPKDMFVSLWHFTNKIRAQQSRGTVPLEEVFESFCKGVSPFGPFWEHVLGYWKESLERPEKVMFIKFEEIKIKPTFYLKMIAEFLGFPFSNDEESKGVVDDILNLCSFEMLSNLEVNKTGTSVPITGIENKAFFRRGEVGDWKNHLTPEMSERLNTIIKQKLGKYGLSF